A window of the Cicer arietinum cultivar CDC Frontier isolate Library 1 chromosome 6, Cicar.CDCFrontier_v2.0, whole genome shotgun sequence genome harbors these coding sequences:
- the LOC101505809 gene encoding putative pentatricopeptide repeat-containing protein At3g15930: protein MLGDMLFMFKSPSFPKFSLSLFLKRMISNTPLSMLETCNSMYQLNQIHSHTIKMGYSSNHVFVTKVIIFCCTKESGDVFYARKVFDTIPQPSVFIWNTMIKGYSRINCFKSGISLYKLMLAHNIKPDSFTFPFLLKGFTKDMGLKYGKVLLNHAVKYGFGSNLFVQKGFIHLFSLCGLVDLAHKIFDTGDGWEVVTWNVMLSGYNRVKRFEESKRLFIEMEKRSLCVSPNSVTLVLMLSACSKLKDLDEGKNIYNYIKEGIVEPNLILENALIDMFASCGEMDAAQGVFENMKTRDVISWTSIVTGFANTGRIDLARKYFDQMPERDYVSWTAMIDGYLRMNRFKEVLTLFREMQMSNVRPDEFTMVSILTACAHLGALELGEWAKTYIDKNKIKNDTFIGNALIDMYFKCGNVEKPTKIFNEMQKKDKFTWTAMIVGLANNGHGEEALTMFSNMLEASVTPDEITYIGVLCACTHVGMVAKGRKFFANMTIKHGIKPNVAHYGCIVDLLGRAGHLKEALEVILNMPLKPNSIVWGSLLGACRVHKNVQLAEVAAKEILELEPKNGAVYVLLCNIYAASKKWENLHKVRRLMMERGIKKTPGCSLMEMKGIVYEFVAGDQSHPQCKEIYAKLENMKQELINAGYSPNTSEVFLDVGEEDKETSLYWHSEKLAIAYALISLGPGVTIRIVKNLRMCVDCHDMAKVVSKVYNREVIVRDKTRFHHFRHGLCSCNNFW, encoded by the coding sequence ATGTTAGGTGACATGCTCTTCATGTTTAAGTCTCCTTCATTTCCAAAATTTTCACTTTCCTTGTTCCTCAAGAGAATGATTTCCAACACTCCACTCTCTATGCTTGAAACTTGCAATTCCATGTATCAATTAAACCAAATTCACTCACACACAATCAAAATGGGTTACTCTTCAAACCATGTGTTTGTAACTAAAGTTATAATCTTCTGTTGTACAAAGGAATCAGGGGATGTTTTTTATGCACGTAAGGTGTTTGACACAATTCCTCAACCAAGTGTTTTTATTTGGAATACTATGATCAAAGGGTATTCTAGAATAAACTGTTTCAAAAGTGGAATTTCCTTGTATAAATTAATGTTGGCTCATAACATCAAGCCTGATAGTTTTACATTTCCATTTTTGTTGAAGGGATTTACCAAAGATATGGGTTTGAAGTATGGGAAAGTTTTACTTAACCATGCTGTGAAATATGGTTTTGGTTCTAATTTGTTTGTTCAAAAGGGTTTTATACATTTGTTTTCTTTATGCGGGCTAGTCGATTTAGCGCACAAGATTTTTGATACGGGTGATGGATGGGAAGTGGTTACATGGAATGTAATGCTATCTGGGTACAATAGGGTTAAGCGATTTGAGGAATCGAAGAGGCTTTTTATTGAGATGGAGAAGAGAAGTTTATGTGTATCACCTAATTCGGTTACTCTAGTTTTGATGCTTTCGGCGTGCTCCAAATTGAAGGACTTAGATGAGGGGAAGAACatttataattatatcaaaGAAGGTATTGTTGAACCTAATCTCATATTGGAAAATGCTTTAATTGATATGTTTGCATCTTGTGGAGAAATGGATGCTGCACAAGGTGTTTTTGAAAATATGAAGACTCGAGATGTAATTTCTTGGACTTCGATCGTTACCGGGTTTGCAAATACTGGTCGGATTGATTTAGCGCGAAAGTATTTTGATCAAATGCCTGAAAGAGATTATGTTTCTTGGACTGCTATGATTGACGGCTACCTTAGAATGAACCGTTTCAAAGAGGTGTTGACGCTTTTTCGCGAGATGCAAATGTCGAATGTGAGACCTGACGAATTCACCATGGTTAGCATTCTTACGGCGTGTGCACACCTAGGAGCACTTGAACTAGGGGAATGGGCAAAGACTTACATTGACAAAAACAAGATTAAAAATGACACTTTCATTGGGAATGCTCTTATAGACATGTACTTTAAATGTGGGAATGTCGAGAAACCAACGAAAATATTCAATGAAATGCAGAAGAAAGACAAATTTACATGGACAGCAATGATAGTTGGTCTTGCCAATAATGGCCATGGCGAAGAAGCTCTCACAATGTTTTCAAATATGTTAGAAGCTTCGGTTACGCCAGATGAAATAACCTATATTGGTGTCCTGTGTGCATGTACACATGTAGGCATGGTAGCAAAAGGAAGAAAGTTTTTCGCTAACATGACCATCAAACACGGAATTAAGCCTAATGTGGCGCATTACGGATGCATAGTTGATCTTCTCGGTCGAGCCGGACATTTAAAAGAAGCCCTCGAAGTCATTTTAAACATGCCATTAAAACCAAATTCAATTGTTTGGGGATCACTACTTGGTGCTTGCAGAGTTCACAAAAATGTGCAACTAGCAGAAGTAGCAGCTAAAGAAATACTTGAGTTAGAGCCTAAAAATGGTGCTGTTTATGTATTGTTATGCAACATATATGCTGCATCCAAGAAATGGGAAAATTTGCATAAAGTAAGGAGATTGATGATGGAGAGAGGAATTAAGAAAACACCAGGTTGTAGTTTGATGGAAATGAAAGGTATTGTATATGAATTTGTTGCTGGTGACCAATCACATCCTCAATGTAAAGAGATATATGCAAAGTTAGAAAACATGAAACAAGAGTTGATAAATGCAGGGTATTCACCTAATACATCAGAGGTTTTTCTTGACGTAGGTGAAGAGGATAAGGAAACTTCACTTTATTGGCATAGTGAGAAATTGGCTATTGCTTATGCACTTATTAGTTTAGGACCTGGAGTTACTATAAGAATAGTGAAGAACCTTAGAATGTGTGTGGATTGTCATGATATGGCAAAGGTGGTTTCAAAGGTTTATAATAGGGAAGTAATAGTTAGAGATAAAACTAGATTCCATCATTTTAGGCATGGTTTATGTTCATGTAATAATTTCTGGTAA